A stretch of the Papaver somniferum cultivar HN1 chromosome 6, ASM357369v1, whole genome shotgun sequence genome encodes the following:
- the LOC113290555 gene encoding uncharacterized protein LOC113290555, with protein sequence MEIRQLDVKNAFLHGHLAEDVFMVQPPGYIDKLVPNHVCKVTCSNPLDVNQLILDLGKEFAIKDLGPLHFFLDIQATSNSAGGILSQEQNITNLLSPDFDDPLLYRSTVGALQYATTRPNILFADNKGCQTMHHPSEEYWNDFKRILRYLNRTLCFGLQFKRSSSLELHAYFDADWACDLTDRRSTSGMAIYMGPNLIIPVF encoded by the exons ATGGAAATCAGGCAGTTGGATGTTaaaaatgcatttcttcatggtcATTTGGCAGAAGATGTTTTTATGGTTCAACCTCCAGGTTACATTGATAAGCTAGTGCCTAATCATGTTTGCAAG GTCACATGCAGTAATCCTTTGGATGTCAATCAACTCATTCTTGATTTGGGTAAGGAGTTTGCTATAAAGGATCTAGGACCTCTTCATTTTTTCCTGGACATTCAGGCTACATCAAATTCTGCAGGTGGTATATTATCTCAAGAACAAAATATTACCAATCTTTTG TCACCTGATTTTGATGATCCCCTtctttatagaagtacagtaGGAGCTTTACAATATGCCACTACTAGACCAAATATCTTATTTGCAGACAATAAAGGTTGTCAGACTATGCACCATCCCTCTGAAGAATATTGGAATGATTTCAAGCGCATTCTAAGATATCTAAATCGTACACTTTGTTTTGGTTTACAATTCAAGAGGTCATCATCTCTTGAACTACATGCTTAttttgatgctgattgggcatgTGACTTGACAGATAGACGTTCTACTAGTGGGATGGCTATTTACATGGGTCCTAATTTGATTATCCCGGTGTTCTAG